From Solibacillus sp. FSL W7-1464:
TGAAACACATTTAATTTATATAATTGCAAAGCAAGTCGCAAAGCAATATAATGCGACGTTGCCCCCATGTAAAATTGAGATGACTAGTGAGCTTCCCCTTGCACGTGGTATTGGCAGCAGCGCGGCAGCAATTGTAGGGGCTATTGAATTAGCGAATATTTTAGGGGATTTGAAATTATCACAACAGGATAAGCTGAACATTTCATCTCAAATTGAAGGACATCCAGATAATGCAACCGCTTCGGTATTAGGGGGTCTGACGATTTCTTCAATGGATGAATCCGGAATTGTCGACACTCTTCATATTCAGGAAATGGAAGCAGCATTCGTTGTATTTATCCCGAATATCGAACTCAAAACTGCCGCATCACGCGGTGTTTTGCCGGAGCAGCTGAATCGTAATTATGCAGTTCGTGCAAGTGCCAATGCGAATATGCTTGCCGCTTCTCTTATTGCAAAAGACTATGAGCGGATCGGACGTTATATGGAAGCAGATCTGTTCCATGAACCTTTCCGAGCAAACCTTATTCCGGCATATAAAGAAATTCGCGAAGCTGCTAAAAAGGCCGGAGCATACGGAACGGCATTAAGTGGCGCCGGGCCAACATTAATTTCGATCATCCCGCCTGCTTTATCCGAACAATTTGTTGCATCAATGCAACAGCAATTTCCGGAACATCAAGTCGTATTGACAACTGCTTCACCATTTGGCTCAACAGTCAAAGCTTACACAAACAAGTTATAGATCAAACCTATCATAAGAATATTTAATGTACGTTATTCTCAAATTAGAGTAACGTACATTTTTGTTTTTCTATCATTTTTTGTCTTTTATGCATAATTTCTCTTAAATTTGGGTATATTAATAAATCTACTGTTAGAAAGGGGTAATGTTTATGAAAATTGCAGTTATTGGGGCTGCGGGTAAGGCTGGGACTCATATTTTAAGAGAAGCTGTTATGAGAAATTTTGATGTGACAGCGATTGTAAAAAATAAGGCAACAGTACAAGAAGATAAAATTAATATCATTGAAAGCGACCTGTTTAAATTAACTAAGGAACAAATCGCTCCTTTCGATATTCTAATTAATGCCTTTGCACCATTACCAGGGGAGGAACATTTACATGTCACTGCTGGTGAACATTTAATTTCCTTACTGGAAGGAACAGATAAAAAGTTGTTTGTCATTGGTAGTTCGGGCTGCCTTTTTGTAAATCGAGAAAAAACGGTCCGCTTAATGGATCTTGAAGATTATCCTGAGGATCTGGCAGTTGCGGCAAAGGCTCAATTGCAAAACCTCCGCGACTTAGAGAG
This genomic window contains:
- the thrB gene encoding homoserine kinase; translated protein: MSKMWQIKVPGSTANLGPGFDSIGLGLSLYLTLDVTLQDEWEFVHIGDNVPTDTTVETHLIYIIAKQVAKQYNATLPPCKIEMTSELPLARGIGSSAAAIVGAIELANILGDLKLSQQDKLNISSQIEGHPDNATASVLGGLTISSMDESGIVDTLHIQEMEAAFVVFIPNIELKTAASRGVLPEQLNRNYAVRASANANMLAASLIAKDYERIGRYMEADLFHEPFRANLIPAYKEIREAAKKAGAYGTALSGAGPTLISIIPPALSEQFVASMQQQFPEHQVVLTTASPFGSTVKAYTNKL
- a CDS encoding NAD(P)-dependent oxidoreductase, producing the protein MKIAVIGAAGKAGTHILREAVMRNFDVTAIVKNKATVQEDKINIIESDLFKLTKEQIAPFDILINAFAPLPGEEHLHVTAGEHLISLLEGTDKKLFVIGSSGCLFVNREKTVRLMDLEDYPEDLAVAAKAQLQNLRDLESSSIQWSFAIPSAMFDSDGPRTGHYIKGEEKILVNSQFNSYISYADFAVALLDEIEKNEYPNTTFTVASENVTAAS